GGTGTGGCGGTGGCCGGACCTCCAGAGCCATCACGAGTTGAAACCCCTGGAGATATGCCAGTTCCCGTTCAGCGCCAAGCAGAAGGAGGTATGCATAAACCCTTACCACTACAAGCGGGTGGAGAGCCCCGTGCTGCCGCCGGTGCTGGTGCCGCGCCACTCGGAGTTCGCGCCCGGCCACTCGCTGCTGCCCTTCCAGAGGACCACGGAGCCGGCGATGCCTCACAACGTGTCCTACTCGGGGTCCGGCTTCCCGCCGTCCGCCACGTCCGAGCTGCCCGACACCCCCCCGCCGGCCTACTCCCCGCCCTCCGACGACACCGAGCCGCCCGGCGAGGTCGCCCCCGTCTCCTACCAGGAGCCCCTCTACTGGGCCTCCGTCGCCTATTACGAGCTCAACTGCCGCGTCGGCGAGGTGTTCCACTGCAACTCGCACTCCGTCGTCGTGGACGGCTTCACGGATCCCTCCAACAACAGCGACCGGTTCTGCCTCGGCCAGCTCAGCAACGTCAACCGGAACTCGACCATCGAGAACACCAGGCGCCACATAGGCAAGGGCGTCCACCTGTACTACGTGGGCGGCGAGGTGTACGCGGAGTGCCTGTCTGATGCCGCCATCTTCGTCCAGAGCCGCAACTGCAACCACCACCACGGGTTCCACCCGTCCACCGTATGCAAGATCCCGCCGGGCTGCTCGCTGAAGATATTTAACAACCGGGAGTTCGCCCAGCTCCTGTCGCAGAGTGT
This genomic window from Aricia agestis chromosome 2, ilAriAges1.1, whole genome shotgun sequence contains:
- the LOC121736985 gene encoding protein mothers against dpp, whose amino-acid sequence is MDTDDGESSSSGPMSSLNSLFSFTSPAVKKLLGWKQGDEEEKWAEKAVDSLVKKLKKRKGAIEELERALSCPGTPSKCVTIPRSLDGRLQVSHRKGLPHVIYCRVWRWPDLQSHHELKPLEICQFPFSAKQKEVCINPYHYKRVESPVLPPVLVPRHSEFAPGHSLLPFQRTTEPAMPHNVSYSGSGFPPSATSELPDTPPPAYSPPSDDTEPPGEVAPVSYQEPLYWASVAYYELNCRVGEVFHCNSHSVVVDGFTDPSNNSDRFCLGQLSNVNRNSTIENTRRHIGKGVHLYYVGGEVYAECLSDAAIFVQSRNCNHHHGFHPSTVCKIPPGCSLKIFNNREFAQLLSQSVNHGFEAVYELTKMCTIRMSFVKGWGAEYHRQDVTSTPCWIEIHLHGPLQWLDKVLTQMGSPHNAISSVS